Proteins encoded by one window of Arachis ipaensis cultivar K30076 chromosome B04, Araip1.1, whole genome shotgun sequence:
- the LOC107637903 gene encoding copper transporter 6-like — translation MASITAAEGVPAPYNSTVATRLGRRRIPIHTSFYWDHKVDILFRCWPGDSVGMYVVALMLVFAMAVLVEWLSFTNIVKLKPGGSNDVVGGLLKTGLYGVRSGLSYLVMLAVMSFNGGVFIVAIGGHVIGFLIFGTRAFRRKTAVPDSSKPLDLRVQ, via the coding sequence ATGGCATCAATCACCGCGGCAGAGGGCGTGCCGGCACCGTATAACTCCACGGTGGCGACTCGGCTAGGCCGGAGAAGAATTCCGATCCACACCAGCTTCTATTGGGACCACAAGGTAGACATACTTTTCCGGTGCTGGCCGGGCGACAGCGTGGGCATGTATGTGGTGGCGCTGATGCTGGTGTTCGCAATGGCGGTGCTGGTAGAGTGGCTTTCGTTCACCAAcatagtgaagctcaagccaggGGGCTCAAACGACGTCGTTGGGGGGCTATTGAAGACGGGGCTATACGGCGTGCGTTCCGGGCTCTCTTACTTGGTGATGCTGGCCGTTATGTCGTTTAACGGTGGGGTTTTTATCGTCGCAATTGGTGGCCACGTCATCGGGTTCTTGATTTTCGGTACTCGAGCGTTCAGAAGGAAGACGGCTGTACCGGACTCGTCTAAGCCGTTGGATTTGCGAGTTCAGTAA
- the LOC107637902 gene encoding copper transporter 4, translating to MSPPNQETMQEMPNMPNMQMSFYWGKHGTVLFSGWPKSGGMYTLALFFVFFLSMAIEILSNQPPIRRGARPASGVTAQAVVYFFRISFIYLVMLAVMSFNGGIFIAAILGHSLGFFLAKFRAVAMANREPSDLEQKV from the coding sequence ATGTCACCACCAAACCAAGAAACGATGCAAGAAATGCCAAATATGCCAAATATGCAGATGAGCTTCTATTGGGGGAAACATGGTACTGTACTTTTCTCTGGCTGGCCAAAAAGTGGTGGCATGTACACATTGGCACTCTTCTTTGTGTTCTTCTTATCAATGGCAATTGAGATTCTCTCCAACCAGCCGCCAATACGGCGCGGGGCTAGACCGGCTTCTGGGGTAACGGCTCAGGCCGTTGTGTACTTCTTCCGAATCAGCTTCATCTACTTGGTCATGCTTGCTGTCATGTCCTTCAATGGAGGAATCTTCATAGCTGCTATTCTTGGTCACTCCTTGGGATTCTTCTTAGCCAAGTTTCGAGCTGTTGCCATGGCCAACAGGGAACCCTCTGATCTTGAACAAAAAGTTTGA